The Nostoc sp. 'Lobaria pulmonaria (5183) cyanobiont' DNA window CCAATACGATTCGGTTAAGGTTTTTTGATGAAAATTATAGATCGCTAAAGATGTGATAAATCATCATTGTAAAGACGGCGATTTATCGCGTCTCTTGCCTTACCCGAACAGTATTGACGTAAGTCCTATATTTGACAGATATAAAAATAGACATGAAATCTTCATATCAATTACAAACTTATGACATACGTCTATTGGATAGTTGATTTGTTGATTACCTGATGAGGATTTTCAAGTGAATAAGTTCGCTAAAGCTTTACTTTTGGCTCTAATTTTTGCTGCACCTGTAACCGCTTTTGCATCTCAAGCTCAAGCTAAAACTATCCATCATCCTGGCGTAAAATCTGCTAAAGTTCATCATACTAGACATCACAGACATCATGCTAAAAAAATAGTTCATAAACATTTATAAATAGTTACTATTAGTCGTAAAAGTTTCTAGTAGCTCTGTAATTAAGTTTAGTGTTGGTTTCTCTGAAAAAACTGTATTATTTAACCCCGCTGAAATCCTACCCCAATCAGCGGGTTTTTTTTATTAACTTGCTCAAGGGTGCGATCGTATCAAAATCCAAGTTAAAGCGATCGTCTAATTTTACCTACCACCATCCAATTTAGTCTTGAAAACATATATGAAAGCAGACTATTTAGAAGAATCGCTTCTTCGTGAGTTGGAGGAGCGTTTGCTTCAACCCGATGTCCGAAAGTCAGCTAAAGATATCATAGATTTACTTGCTGACGAGTTCATTGAATTCGTCAGCTCAGGGCGTGTTTTTAATAAACAGCAAATTATCGAGAGCTTGCAGAATGAACCCATCCAACCCCTGACTCAAAGATTGATAACAGAATTCAAAACGTTAGTTTTAGCAACAGGGGTTGTTTTAGTAACTTATCGTATAGTCAGACATATATCTGGCGAACAACCTGTTCATTCGTTGCGAAGTTCCATCTGGAAATTAAATAACAATCGATGGAAAATGATCTTTCATCAGGGCACTCTGGTTAGAGAATCATCAGTGCGGTATGAGAAGTAATTGCCTGAGATTATTTAGAGTCAAAGTTTTGCATAAAAAAGACTCAAGCATTCCTGCCTGAGCCTTTTCTAAATTCAATTAATCTTAGTAGCGGTTATTGCTACGATTGTAGCCGCCGCCACCACCACGGTTCCCAAAGGAACCACCACTTCTGTCTTCTTTGGGCTTGGCTTTATTTACTTTGAGGTCGCGACCAAGCCATTCAGCACCATCAAGAGCTTCAATGGCTTTTGTTTCTTCATCTTCTGAATTCATTTCCACAAAAGCAAAGCCGCGTAAACGACCTGTTTCACGGTCAGTGGGTAGTTGAACACGCTTTACAGTACCATATTCTGCAAATACAGCACTCAGCGCATCTTGTGTAACATCATAGGAGAGGTTACCTACGTAAATTGACATTAAATGTCTCCAAAATCATAAGTTTGTAGAGATTTAGATTTCGGAGAGAAGTCTGTAATACCAAAAGGAAAAAGCCTGTCAATACTAAAAACAAACACTGTCACCGAATTAATTCTCATTTCACTTCCCATAATGACATAACAACTCAGTTTCTGGGAAAAAGGTTTGAAAAACTGTTATAAAAAGTTATATAAGCGGTTAATAGCTAGATGCTGGCTAGTCTCAAAACGGGTGAGGCTCTAGTAAACCGCACCCACGAGATCGACTAATCCACTCTCTTTTCTAAATATTGACCAATCATTAACTGCTCGCTAGCACGGGAGATAATGGTTTGTCTGGTACGGTATTTGCTGCCAATTAGCTTTAACTCTTCTTCAAAGACTGAACCGTTGTACTCAGTTCGCAAACACATTGTTTTAGGGTTGGAGAAATAATACTGAGCGGTGACTGGTTTAGATATGGCAAAACCGCGATCGCGATACAAAATGTTTCCTAAAGCTCCAAATATCGTTGAACCTTGCGACTCTTTCCTTCCATTTAGTACATCTGTACTTTCCCATATAACTGCTGCACCACAGATCAAACTATCTGTATCAGGCAAATCGTGCATCTGAGCTAGGTTTTGCAATTCATCACAGCCTTGGTTGAGAAAATCGATCGTAACTATACTCTCCATCTCCTTGGTTTCTCCCTTTGGTAGGGTGTAGTAGCGCCGTTGCGATTGCCACTTACCCGCCGATTCCTGGAAAAATTCCGAAATCTGGGCTTCGTCAGCAGTTTGTGCAATTTTTAGCAATGATGTCACTTGTAACTTTCCTGACCTAATATTGGTGGCTGTAATATATATCGCCCTTTTCTTCGCCTTATATGCGATCGCCTGATCAAAATACTACAGCGTCAAAAAAAGCAATTTATATTTACTATTTTTAATATATTTGATTTAGCGTAAAAATTACTAGGCATTTTGCTACATTAAATCTACTTATGTCAGCCTAAATATAGCTATTTATTAACACTGCCCATTTTAGAAGTAAGGGTGTGAAAGTCCGGTATTTTCAGGAAATACAAGTTTTCTACTAAGGGCAGATTGCAAGAAATTTAAAAATATTTATACTGAGTTAATAATTGCATCGTCAGCTAAAAAGCTGCCGATTCAATGTAATGAGTTAAAGTGGTGAGAAATTTTTTAATAAAAAGTAATTTTTGATACAAAATTCTGCAAGAAGATAGCTAATTGACTCTCGCCGCTTTTCACTATTCATAATGTCTCAAAATTACTTGGTAATGCACGGCTGTTTAACCCAAAAAGCCCACCAAATACGAGAAAAATAAATGATTTTGGACAGAAATAAGCCGCACAAGCAGGCGAAAATCTCACCTTTCGCAGCCGCTAACCAGGTAATTAGTACCCAGTTAGATTCAGTTATGAAGACTGATATGGCTGTTGCAGATACAAAGAGTAGCGTTCACACAAAGGTCTCTTCCCCTTTTGCATCCATATTATTGATTCCCTGTCTGCTGGGCATAGGACTGCTGACAGCGAATTGTGGAGCGCTATCCAAGGAAGAACCGGCTGATGCACAATCTCAGAGTCCTGGTAGTGGACAACGTGGTGGTGCGACAGCTGTAGATGTAGCGATCGCTCGAACTGATACGCTACAAACACAACCAGAATACACAGGTAATACAACACCCTTCCGAATTGTATCAGTGCGATCGCAAGTAGAAGCTCGGTTGTTGGCTTTGAACCTTGATGTCGGCGATGCAGTAAAGCTTGGGCAAAACATCGGGCGGTTAGATGATGCCATACTTTCTACCGAATTAAAGCAAGCAGAAGCAGAGCTAGCAGCCCTCAAATCAGAAGTAGCAAGAGCAACAAATCAGGTAAGCAATGCTCGTGCAGACGTTGAACGGGCGCGCCTAGAAGTAGTACAAGCTCAAGCAGACTCACAGCGGCAGCAAAAACTCTTCCAAGCTGGAGCGATCGCTGAACAAACTGCCCAGCAAGCACGTACCCAGGCAAAAACAGCTGCCCAGGCACTCCGGGCAGCCCAAGAACAAGTTCGGACAGAACAGCAAGCCGTTGCTGCCGCCCAAGGTAGAGTACTTGCTCAACAGGCATTGGTTGCCCAAACCAAAGAGCGCAGGTCTTACGCTCGGCTGGTATCTCCCATCACTGGCGTAGTCACACAAAGGGTAACAGAACCAGGCAACTTGCTGCAAGCAGGTAACGAAGTTTTGAAAATTGGCGACTTTAACCGTGTCAAAGTCGTCGTCCAAATTTCCGAATTAGAACTAGCACAAATTCAAGTTGGGCAGTCTGTACAAGTGCGCTTAGATGCCTTCCCCAAAGAAGCATTAATTGGCAGAGTTACGCGGATTTCCCCAGCTGCCGATGCCACAGCTCGCTTGATACCTGTAGAGGTATTGATTCCTAACACTCAAGGTAAGATTGGCAGCGGACTACTGGCGCGAGTCAACTTTGAAAACCAGACTCAACAGCGGGTAGTAGTGCCGCAAACAGCTATTCAAAAACAAGCAGGAGCAGCAAAGGGAGCAGGAAAAGAGCAAGAAAACCCGTCGGGGACGCTATTTGTGGTGAAAGACACAGATGGCAAGACGAAAGTAGCGACGCGTGCAGTTACTTTCGGAAAAAGGGCTGATAGCAAAGTGGAAATTTTATCCGGTTTGCAAGCGGGAGAGCGATATGTTGTTCGTAGTGGTAAGCCGTTAAAAGAAGGTGACACTGTAAGTCTTTCAATTCTTTCAGAAAAGTAATAGTAGGGTGAGCAATAATCACCATACCAAAGAAAAAAGTACTCAGTAGTCAGCATTTAGCACTTATCACTTTAGGATCATGCAACAAGCAAATAATAATGGCAATGGCGGATTTAGCCTTAGTGCGATCGCTATCCGCCAACACATTGGCACACTCATGCTCACCGTGGCAGTAATTGTCATTGGGGTATTTTTTCTCACAACGATCCAAGTCGATCTTCTACCATCAATTACCTATCCCCGAATTGGGGTTCGGCTAGAAGCCCCTGGTATTTCACCAGAAGTAGCAGTAGATGAAATCACCAGACCTTTAGAAGAAGCTTTATCAGCAACCGAGAATGTAGTGCAAGTTTTCTCCCGCACCCGTGAAGGACAGGTAAGCCTCGATTTATACTTCCAACCAGGGGGCGATATTGACCAAGCTCTAAACGATGCAACTGCTG harbors:
- a CDS encoding nuclear transport factor 2 family protein; translated protein: MKADYLEESLLRELEERLLQPDVRKSAKDIIDLLADEFIEFVSSGRVFNKQQIIESLQNEPIQPLTQRLITEFKTLVLATGVVLVTYRIVRHISGEQPVHSLRSSIWKLNNNRWKMIFHQGTLVRESSVRYEK
- a CDS encoding RNA recognition motif domain-containing protein, which codes for MSIYVGNLSYDVTQDALSAVFAEYGTVKRVQLPTDRETGRLRGFAFVEMNSEDEETKAIEALDGAEWLGRDLKVNKAKPKEDRSGGSFGNRGGGGGYNRSNNRY
- a CDS encoding phycobiliprotein lyase translates to MTSLLKIAQTADEAQISEFFQESAGKWQSQRRYYTLPKGETKEMESIVTIDFLNQGCDELQNLAQMHDLPDTDSLICGAAVIWESTDVLNGRKESQGSTIFGALGNILYRDRGFAISKPVTAQYYFSNPKTMCLRTEYNGSVFEEELKLIGSKYRTRQTIISRASEQLMIGQYLEKRVD
- a CDS encoding efflux RND transporter periplasmic adaptor subunit; translated protein: MAVADTKSSVHTKVSSPFASILLIPCLLGIGLLTANCGALSKEEPADAQSQSPGSGQRGGATAVDVAIARTDTLQTQPEYTGNTTPFRIVSVRSQVEARLLALNLDVGDAVKLGQNIGRLDDAILSTELKQAEAELAALKSEVARATNQVSNARADVERARLEVVQAQADSQRQQKLFQAGAIAEQTAQQARTQAKTAAQALRAAQEQVRTEQQAVAAAQGRVLAQQALVAQTKERRSYARLVSPITGVVTQRVTEPGNLLQAGNEVLKIGDFNRVKVVVQISELELAQIQVGQSVQVRLDAFPKEALIGRVTRISPAADATARLIPVEVLIPNTQGKIGSGLLARVNFENQTQQRVVVPQTAIQKQAGAAKGAGKEQENPSGTLFVVKDTDGKTKVATRAVTFGKRADSKVEILSGLQAGERYVVRSGKPLKEGDTVSLSILSEK